A genomic segment from Desulfovibrio aminophilus DSM 12254 encodes:
- the cas5c gene encoding type I-C CRISPR-associated protein Cas5c gives MNNGITFRLTGRYALFTDPLTRIGGEKCSYHVPTYEALKGVVKSIYWKPTLIWFIDKVRVLRPIRTQTKGTKPLGYGGGNSLAIYTFLVDVEYQVQAHFEWNEHRPELANDRNDGKHFGIARRMLERGGRQDIFLGTRDCQGYVQPCAFGEGEGHYDGLDELAFGLMFHGFDYPDETGEHMLRSRFWQPVMKRGVIEFPRPDACHVRKEVRAMKPKQFEQGRNFRPVEEEEMP, from the coding sequence GTGAATAACGGCATCACGTTTCGGCTCACCGGGCGCTACGCCTTGTTTACCGATCCGCTCACGCGCATCGGCGGGGAGAAGTGCTCGTACCACGTCCCCACGTATGAGGCCCTGAAGGGCGTCGTCAAATCCATCTACTGGAAACCGACGCTGATCTGGTTCATCGATAAGGTGCGGGTGCTGCGACCCATCCGCACCCAGACCAAAGGAACAAAGCCTCTCGGCTACGGCGGCGGCAACAGCCTCGCCATTTACACCTTCCTGGTCGATGTCGAGTACCAGGTCCAGGCGCATTTCGAATGGAACGAGCACCGCCCGGAGCTGGCCAACGACCGCAATGACGGCAAGCACTTCGGGATCGCCCGGCGCATGCTGGAGCGCGGCGGCAGGCAGGACATATTCCTGGGCACGCGCGACTGCCAGGGCTACGTGCAGCCCTGCGCCTTCGGCGAAGGCGAGGGGCACTACGACGGCCTCGACGAGCTCGCCTTCGGACTCATGTTCCACGGTTTCGACTACCCGGACGAGACCGGGGAACACATGTTGCGCAGCCGCTTTTGGCAGCCCGTCATGAAGCGCGGCGTCATCGAGTTCCCCCGCCCGGACGCCTGCCATGTCCGCAAGGAGGTACGCGCAATGAAGCCCAAGCAGTTTGAGCAGGGACGCAACTTCCGCCCGGTGGAAGAGGAGGAAATGCCGTGA
- a CDS encoding CRISPR-associated endonuclease Cas3'' encodes MHDKPIARPGQYLSAHLVNVAQLAGVFARAIGFPLAGQLVGGGHDEGKVSQTFQHYIRSAAGITDPEDEEYVDAKGFRGKIDHSSAGAQRLWQAIMQERAPAQNVLFAQMLALCICSHHSGLIDCLGPWGEDLFKRRMEKPSEQTHIEEALEAFGDGFGASGEQLLPATMKEMRDRLAAMLRPEPSAYCDKCSLRPTKACRIHNPLAWFSLGLATRMLFSCLVDADHTDSADAEHPENAALRSHGTPPWRRLVERLEKRFMEFSGNRAIDAIRSEISAHCLARATGSKGVFTLTVPTGGGKTLAGLRFALHHAVHHSMSRIINVIPFTSIIDQNAQVAREILECGEEFGRVVLEHHSNLTPEKESPRTRLASECWDAPVIYTTMVQFLESLFRGGTRNARRMHRLAGAIIVFDEIQTLPVNCAHLFCNAVNFLVRECGASVVLCTATQPLLDRLARPELGVLSLDPRCELMPHRDAYFDKLERTEILDDTKPGGWSVTEIADLAIGELRRAGSCLVVVNTKRWARELYEECAARGIAEVRHLSTDMCAAHRLCVLDEMRAELKAGRPVLCVSTQLIEAGVDVSFGAAIRFVAGLDSIVQTAGRCNRNGESKDGRPGQVHVVNPDRENLSRLREIQTGREMTLRVLGDFRKEPDSLGGSLLHPKAMERYFTYAFFDRRDEMAYPVSAEDAGHGDTLFNLLSCNPLNPGNMHAPLALRQSFATAGEIFTVIDAPTCGVLVPYGEGKDLIAQLCGVFHPQQEKPLLRRAQRYSVNVFPNVLKGLQGAQALHETQKGSGVWYLDAQHYSGRFGLSVNEVEEMAVHIC; translated from the coding sequence ATGCACGATAAGCCCATCGCTCGCCCAGGACAGTACTTATCAGCGCATCTAGTGAATGTCGCGCAGCTTGCCGGAGTTTTTGCGAGGGCGATTGGATTTCCGCTTGCGGGGCAACTCGTCGGTGGCGGACATGATGAAGGTAAGGTTTCGCAAACATTTCAGCACTACATTCGCTCCGCCGCTGGAATCACCGACCCTGAGGATGAGGAATACGTTGACGCCAAGGGATTTCGGGGGAAAATCGACCACTCCAGCGCTGGTGCCCAGAGATTATGGCAGGCCATCATGCAGGAGCGGGCCCCGGCGCAAAACGTCCTGTTCGCTCAAATGTTGGCCCTTTGCATCTGCTCGCATCACTCCGGCCTTATCGACTGCCTGGGGCCGTGGGGCGAGGATCTCTTCAAGAGACGCATGGAAAAGCCGTCCGAGCAGACGCATATCGAGGAAGCGCTCGAGGCCTTCGGCGACGGCTTCGGCGCGTCGGGTGAGCAGCTGCTGCCCGCGACCATGAAGGAGATGCGGGACCGCTTGGCCGCAATGCTCCGGCCGGAGCCGTCCGCATATTGCGATAAATGTTCCCTGCGACCCACGAAGGCGTGCCGCATCCACAACCCCCTGGCGTGGTTCTCCTTGGGGCTCGCGACGCGGATGCTGTTCAGTTGTTTGGTCGATGCCGACCACACCGACAGCGCAGACGCCGAGCACCCGGAAAATGCCGCCTTGCGTTCCCACGGCACTCCGCCTTGGCGGCGACTCGTCGAGCGGCTGGAAAAGCGGTTCATGGAATTTTCAGGTAACCGCGCCATCGACGCAATCCGTAGCGAAATATCGGCGCATTGCCTCGCCAGAGCCACCGGCTCCAAGGGCGTGTTCACACTCACCGTGCCTACCGGCGGCGGCAAGACATTGGCTGGTCTGCGATTCGCCTTGCACCACGCAGTGCATCACAGCATGTCGAGAATCATCAACGTCATCCCCTTCACGTCCATCATCGATCAGAACGCCCAGGTGGCGCGGGAAATCTTGGAATGCGGCGAGGAGTTCGGCCGCGTGGTGCTCGAACATCACTCCAACCTCACACCCGAAAAGGAAAGCCCCCGCACGAGGCTGGCCTCGGAGTGCTGGGACGCTCCGGTCATCTACACCACCATGGTGCAGTTCCTGGAAAGCCTGTTCCGGGGCGGCACACGCAACGCCAGGCGCATGCATCGGCTCGCCGGGGCGATCATTGTTTTCGATGAGATACAAACGCTGCCGGTGAACTGCGCGCACCTCTTCTGCAATGCGGTGAACTTTCTGGTTCGGGAATGCGGAGCCAGCGTCGTGCTCTGCACGGCCACGCAACCGCTTCTGGACAGGCTCGCCCGGCCCGAGTTGGGCGTGCTTTCCCTTGACCCACGGTGCGAACTGATGCCGCACCGGGATGCGTACTTCGACAAGCTGGAACGGACCGAGATTCTCGACGACACCAAGCCTGGCGGCTGGAGCGTCACGGAGATCGCCGATCTCGCCATCGGCGAACTGCGTCGGGCGGGTAGTTGCCTCGTGGTCGTCAACACCAAGCGCTGGGCGCGTGAGCTGTATGAGGAATGCGCCGCGCGAGGCATCGCCGAAGTGCGGCATCTAAGCACAGACATGTGCGCGGCGCACAGACTGTGCGTACTGGACGAGATGCGCGCGGAACTCAAAGCCGGGCGACCGGTGTTGTGCGTCAGCACCCAACTCATCGAGGCGGGGGTGGATGTCAGCTTCGGCGCGGCCATCCGCTTTGTGGCCGGACTGGATTCCATCGTCCAGACGGCTGGCCGCTGCAACCGCAACGGCGAAAGCAAGGATGGACGGCCCGGCCAGGTGCATGTGGTCAACCCGGATCGCGAGAATTTGAGCAGACTCAGGGAGATTCAGACTGGTCGCGAAATGACCTTGCGCGTTCTGGGCGACTTCCGAAAGGAGCCCGACTCGCTGGGCGGCTCGCTGCTGCACCCCAAGGCCATGGAGCGCTACTTCACGTATGCGTTTTTCGACCGTCGCGACGAAATGGCCTACCCGGTCTCCGCGGAAGATGCCGGGCATGGGGACACGCTGTTCAATCTGCTCTCGTGCAATCCGCTGAACCCCGGCAACATGCATGCACCGCTCGCTTTGCGCCAGTCCTTCGCCACTGCGGGCGAGATATTCACGGTCATCGACGCGCCCACCTGCGGTGTGCTCGTGCCCTACGGCGAAGGGAAGGATCTCATCGCCCAACTGTGCGGCGTTTTCCATCCGCAACAAGAGAAACCGCTGCTCCGACGCGCGCAACGTTACTCTGTCAACGTTTTTCCCAATGTGCTGAAGGGGCTCCAGGGAGCGCAGGCCTTGCACGAGACTCAAAAGGGAAGCGGTGTTTGGTATTTGGATGCCCAGCATTACAGCGGGCGATTCGGGCTTTCCGTCAACGAGGTCGAAGAAATGGCCGTGCATATTTGCTAG